In Stieleria varia, one genomic interval encodes:
- a CDS encoding PVC-type heme-binding CxxCH protein, translating into MNRRRHIGFVSLLLLTIISGSGLLRAEDFSRELPRVPPVEPADTLRNFQVADGFEIQLVASEPLVNSPVAIQWDARGRLFVCEMRGYSENRDDAVSRISLLVDSNDDGVYDTSTVFADHLLWPTALFPFDGGLFVADAPDVWYFRDDDGDGVSDTRQLVLTGFSTSNVQGLLNSFHWGLDNRIHLACGTAGGKVRRVAGDEDGRNEKAVEVRGYDLAFDPRTFEFERTSGGAQHGMCFDDWGRKFVSSNSDHLQQVMYEDRYIGRNRFIAAPGARLSIAEDGPQAEVFRISPVEPWRIVRTRLRVAGLVGGPVEGGGRAAGYFTGATGATIYRGDVWPDAFRSLAIVGDVGSNLIHRKRLSPNGVPMIARRMDHESEFVASRDIWFRPSQFECGPDGALTVVDVCREVIEHPKSLPPEIKQHLDLTAGRDRGRLYRIVPDDFQHRATVDLATQSTGELVKSLAHPNAWHRETAARLIFERQGKTVVSALREMVSQSDSPLGRLHAMYALDGLAALDASILIVRLHDPHPQVVRHAIRLSERLPEDDVLLSALAALVHHPDIAVRYQLAFTLGEFNSPERHQWLAEIVSQNPDDRWIQAAVGSSVGDSAVDLFVRLVAQQSTTGAAIVESLASQIRRQNLSGELLTALRAINGAKEHPRLLTLLGKLVGDRDDIERLIATGALPSDLVQSIQTRIQVLTRAAIQIADDPGRSLADRRDAVQSLQYGNVNRVLEIYDDSLATADSSELQIAWIQLASSLDTPEVITSLIGQWSTWSPRVRRVAEDVLFASESSTRAVVTAIEEKQLNADDFAVSRWQTISKSRNQSISAVAKLFLESQQSRTRDDVIAQYRPALDIKGDIQRGQNVFKQQCAGCHQVDGVGHSIGPSLAAAQTRGAESILVNVLDPNREVNPQYAGYVILTQDGRAHAGMIVSENSNSVTLRRAEAETETILRGDIEQIRGTGLSFMPEGMEKAIDVNAMADLIAYLLRR; encoded by the coding sequence ATGAATCGTCGCCGACACATCGGTTTCGTCTCACTGCTGTTGCTGACGATCATTTCAGGATCAGGACTCCTGCGGGCCGAAGATTTCAGTCGTGAACTGCCACGCGTTCCGCCGGTCGAGCCCGCTGATACGCTACGAAATTTTCAAGTCGCCGACGGATTTGAGATCCAGCTAGTTGCGTCGGAACCGTTGGTCAACAGTCCGGTGGCGATCCAGTGGGATGCTCGGGGACGGCTGTTTGTGTGCGAGATGCGGGGATACAGTGAGAATCGGGACGACGCGGTCTCGCGGATTTCACTGCTCGTCGACTCGAATGACGATGGCGTCTATGACACCAGCACCGTGTTCGCCGATCACTTGCTATGGCCCACGGCATTGTTTCCTTTTGACGGTGGCCTGTTCGTCGCCGACGCGCCGGATGTTTGGTATTTTCGCGACGACGATGGTGATGGAGTCTCCGACACGCGGCAGTTGGTGTTGACCGGGTTCAGCACGTCAAATGTGCAGGGGCTGTTGAACAGTTTTCACTGGGGACTCGACAACCGAATTCACTTGGCTTGCGGAACCGCGGGCGGCAAAGTCCGTCGGGTGGCTGGCGACGAAGACGGACGCAACGAAAAAGCCGTTGAGGTGCGAGGATACGATCTGGCATTCGATCCGCGGACCTTTGAATTCGAACGGACAAGTGGCGGTGCTCAGCACGGAATGTGTTTCGACGATTGGGGACGCAAGTTTGTTTCGTCCAACAGCGATCATTTGCAACAAGTGATGTACGAAGACCGTTACATCGGGCGAAATCGTTTCATCGCGGCTCCAGGTGCCCGATTGTCGATTGCCGAAGACGGGCCGCAGGCGGAGGTGTTTCGCATCAGTCCGGTGGAGCCGTGGCGGATCGTTCGCACACGATTGCGAGTGGCGGGCTTGGTCGGCGGACCGGTGGAAGGCGGCGGGCGCGCGGCGGGTTATTTTACCGGTGCGACGGGGGCCACGATTTATCGCGGGGACGTTTGGCCGGACGCTTTTCGTTCGTTGGCGATCGTCGGCGATGTCGGCAGCAATCTGATCCACCGAAAACGTTTGTCGCCCAACGGCGTGCCAATGATCGCTCGCCGAATGGATCATGAATCGGAGTTCGTCGCCTCACGCGACATCTGGTTCCGTCCCTCGCAATTCGAATGTGGACCTGATGGAGCATTGACCGTGGTGGACGTTTGTCGCGAAGTCATCGAGCATCCCAAGAGTTTGCCGCCGGAGATCAAGCAGCACTTGGATTTGACCGCTGGCCGCGATCGTGGGCGATTGTATCGAATCGTCCCGGATGATTTCCAGCATCGTGCGACTGTTGATTTGGCCACACAAAGCACTGGGGAGTTGGTGAAGTCGTTGGCCCATCCCAATGCTTGGCATCGAGAGACGGCTGCCCGATTAATCTTTGAGCGGCAGGGCAAGACGGTTGTCAGTGCCTTGAGGGAAATGGTCAGCCAAAGCGACTCACCGCTGGGTCGCTTGCACGCCATGTACGCACTCGATGGGCTGGCGGCGTTGGACGCGTCTATCTTGATCGTTCGTTTGCATGACCCACACCCGCAAGTCGTCCGGCATGCGATCCGATTGTCGGAACGATTGCCTGAGGACGACGTATTGCTGTCGGCATTGGCTGCCTTGGTGCATCATCCGGACATCGCAGTGCGTTATCAGTTGGCGTTCACGCTGGGAGAATTCAATTCTCCCGAGCGCCACCAGTGGCTTGCGGAGATCGTGAGCCAGAACCCTGATGATCGGTGGATTCAGGCCGCGGTGGGCAGCAGTGTTGGTGACTCGGCCGTCGATTTGTTTGTCCGGCTCGTCGCACAACAATCGACGACGGGGGCTGCGATCGTTGAGTCCCTGGCGTCTCAGATTCGCCGGCAGAATCTTTCTGGAGAATTGCTCACTGCCCTGCGAGCAATCAACGGTGCGAAAGAGCATCCGCGTCTGTTGACCTTGTTGGGGAAACTCGTCGGCGACCGCGATGACATCGAGCGGTTGATCGCGACGGGGGCCTTGCCGTCTGATCTAGTTCAATCGATTCAAACGAGGATCCAAGTCCTGACGCGGGCGGCCATCCAGATCGCCGACGATCCCGGGCGATCGTTGGCCGATCGGCGTGATGCTGTCCAAAGCCTGCAGTACGGAAACGTGAATCGAGTCCTTGAGATTTATGACGACTCACTGGCAACCGCCGATTCGTCAGAGTTACAAATCGCGTGGATTCAACTTGCATCGTCTCTCGATACGCCCGAGGTGATCACGAGCTTGATCGGTCAATGGTCGACCTGGAGTCCTCGCGTGCGTCGTGTTGCCGAGGACGTGCTGTTTGCCAGTGAGTCCAGCACGCGTGCGGTGGTCACCGCGATCGAGGAGAAACAACTTAATGCGGATGATTTTGCCGTGTCGAGATGGCAGACGATTTCCAAGAGCCGCAACCAGTCGATCAGTGCCGTCGCGAAACTCTTTCTCGAATCGCAACAAAGTCGAACCCGTGACGATGTGATTGCACAGTATCGACCGGCTTTGGACATCAAAGGTGACATCCAAAGGGGGCAGAACGTGTTCAAGCAGCAGTGTGCCGGTTGCCATCAAGTGGACGGAGTCGGCCACTCGATCGGCCCGAGTTTGGCGGCGGCCCAAACCCGTGGAGCGGAGTCGATTTTGGTGAACGTGTTGGACCCGAACCGCGAGGTGAATCCGCAGTACGCTGGCTACGTGATCTTGACCCAAGACGGGCGTGCCCATGCGGGGATGATCGTTTCGGAGAATTCCAACAGCGTGACCTTGCGTCGAGCCGAAGCGGAGACCGAAACGATCCTACGCGGCGACATCGAACAGATCCGCGGCACGGGACTATCGTTCATGCCGGAGGGAATGGAGAAAGCGATCGATGTCAACGCAATGGCTGATTTGATTGCGTACTTGCTGAGGAGATAG
- a CDS encoding HEAT repeat domain-containing protein, with amino-acid sequence MPTFFCCLFAICFAPASLVAQDDPSTEDRVAQLAADLSNVDLKTRRDAAYELVKLGHEALPALDALITGLDDRDEQVWMQSAMAIARIGPDAARAAEALVEDFSQRDQQQRYRAAWAVSRITTAGNDSLIQATQSDSSQVRVCALDALGWMAEDASDSLPLLANGLTDPDERVRRQAAESLVRLGDAAVDAMTQGLQSEDDDVRATLAQGLARLDEITPSTRDRLIELTSDESPSVRAAALIALASSDLDLAKRIDLISAAAVDDDHAVRSAVVLALRKLGDDADDAVASLIALLNSDDETHRASAAFALGSMGQRAMPATDALIAALDRQSEGKTEIVEALSRMGGPVVLKLLRASTDPDQPSGRLAIAISRIGPTAVPHLINALQEPDETLRVSAARALAEMEPVPRTAIEPLAKCLHAEHPSLRAAAARALGMAGRLDDAQRETLAQLTSDPDSDVRGQAVLAIARVTSDAKAVMPFLSAALTDNEPAVRENAVKGFAEADFGSDELKTQSVQLLMTALDDQDADVRRYAAMTLGGFGKSAEPALPPLQRLLDDDDMSVVAASISSIASMDVQSPEITSALAGCLTRSNADVVQQSLQALLAVGVPSPEIARLVEPWITDESEAIRSAAVQCIARLQPDASTSVPVLIAALSDKSKEVRHGAARALGELHEQAKAAVPVLFTMFDNEEDEDAVRGALRAIDAAGPDAVPVLVKGLESENRRMRYYAIFLLGKIGPEAKEALPVLKRLRDEADSTRYKESYQKTIDSIEN; translated from the coding sequence ATGCCGACGTTTTTTTGTTGCCTGTTTGCCATCTGCTTTGCTCCGGCAAGCCTCGTTGCCCAAGACGATCCATCCACCGAGGACCGTGTCGCCCAACTGGCAGCCGACCTGAGCAATGTCGACCTGAAAACGCGTCGCGATGCGGCTTATGAACTGGTCAAGCTTGGCCACGAAGCCCTGCCCGCACTCGACGCCTTGATCACTGGTCTGGACGATCGCGACGAACAGGTTTGGATGCAGTCGGCGATGGCCATCGCTCGGATCGGCCCCGACGCCGCCCGGGCCGCCGAAGCGCTCGTGGAGGACTTCAGTCAACGCGATCAACAACAGCGATACCGTGCCGCGTGGGCCGTTTCTCGTATCACGACCGCTGGAAACGATTCCTTGATCCAAGCCACCCAGTCGGATTCGTCACAAGTCCGCGTTTGTGCCCTGGACGCTTTGGGTTGGATGGCTGAGGACGCATCGGATTCCCTGCCACTGCTAGCCAATGGATTGACCGATCCGGATGAACGCGTCCGTCGTCAGGCTGCCGAGTCGCTGGTTCGACTGGGCGATGCAGCCGTTGATGCGATGACCCAGGGACTGCAAAGCGAAGACGACGATGTTCGCGCGACGCTCGCTCAAGGCTTGGCAAGGCTGGACGAGATCACACCGAGCACTCGTGATCGACTGATCGAATTGACGAGCGACGAATCACCCTCCGTACGTGCAGCCGCTTTGATCGCTTTGGCATCCTCAGACTTGGATCTCGCCAAGCGAATCGACTTGATTTCTGCCGCCGCGGTGGATGACGATCATGCCGTACGCAGCGCGGTCGTGCTGGCTCTGCGTAAACTGGGTGACGATGCCGACGATGCGGTTGCGTCGTTGATCGCGCTGTTGAACAGTGATGACGAAACACACCGCGCCTCGGCGGCTTTTGCACTCGGCTCCATGGGGCAGCGTGCGATGCCCGCGACCGACGCACTGATCGCCGCACTGGATAGGCAAAGCGAAGGGAAAACAGAGATCGTCGAAGCACTTTCGCGAATGGGCGGCCCCGTTGTCCTGAAACTGCTGCGGGCATCGACCGATCCTGACCAACCCTCCGGACGTCTGGCGATCGCGATCTCTCGCATCGGACCGACTGCGGTACCCCACTTGATCAATGCGTTACAAGAACCCGATGAAACGCTCCGCGTGTCGGCCGCTCGGGCGCTGGCCGAGATGGAGCCTGTGCCGAGAACCGCGATCGAGCCATTGGCAAAATGCCTCCATGCAGAACATCCGAGCCTTCGCGCCGCCGCCGCTCGTGCACTGGGCATGGCCGGGCGATTGGATGACGCCCAACGCGAGACGCTTGCTCAATTGACCAGCGATCCAGACTCCGACGTTCGCGGCCAAGCCGTTCTGGCAATCGCACGAGTCACATCGGACGCGAAAGCGGTGATGCCGTTTTTGAGTGCGGCATTGACGGACAACGAGCCCGCCGTCCGCGAGAACGCCGTCAAAGGATTTGCAGAAGCGGACTTCGGCTCCGACGAACTCAAGACACAGTCCGTTCAGTTGCTGATGACCGCGTTGGACGATCAAGATGCGGACGTTCGCCGTTACGCTGCGATGACACTTGGCGGATTCGGCAAGTCCGCTGAGCCGGCTTTGCCCCCCCTGCAACGCTTGCTCGACGACGACGACATGAGCGTGGTTGCCGCTTCCATCTCCAGCATCGCCAGCATGGACGTTCAGTCGCCCGAGATCACCTCCGCCCTGGCCGGTTGCCTCACTCGTTCCAATGCCGATGTGGTGCAGCAGTCTCTGCAGGCTCTGCTGGCCGTCGGAGTCCCATCACCGGAAATCGCTCGACTGGTCGAACCATGGATCACCGATGAAAGTGAAGCGATTCGCTCCGCAGCCGTTCAATGCATCGCGAGATTGCAACCTGACGCATCGACAAGCGTGCCCGTCTTGATCGCAGCCCTGTCGGACAAGAGCAAAGAGGTTCGACACGGAGCCGCACGTGCATTGGGTGAGTTGCACGAACAAGCCAAAGCGGCCGTGCCGGTGTTGTTCACGATGTTTGACAACGAAGAAGACGAGGACGCAGTTCGTGGCGCACTGCGTGCTATCGATGCTGCCGGCCCCGACGCGGTTCCTGTGTTGGTAAAGGGATTGGAGTCAGAGAATCGCCGCATGCGGTACTACGCGATCTTCTTGCTCGGCAAGATCGGCCCAGAAGCCAAAGAGGCCTTGCCGGTCCTGAAACGACTTCGCGACGAAGCCGACAGCACGCGTTACAAAGAGTCCTATCAAAAGACCATCGATTCCATCGAAAACTAA
- a CDS encoding DUF1552 domain-containing protein, which translates to MSIRQSRFSRRTILQGLGVSLALPWMESLAPRVSAAEAIALPPKRMAFLFVPNGVHLPNWTPSRLGYGYDLPATLAPLAPVQDDLMVISGLTHDKGRANGDGPGDHARSASVFLTGAQPRKTDGLDIRSGVSVDQVAAQNSAGATKFASLELGCEPGRGSGNCDSGYSCSYSSNVSWSSESSPVGKETNPRSVFERLFGDGSTPQRDKHAMQREQLRKSILDYVADDARSLHSKLGNNDRRKLDEYLNGVREVEQRIERADEFTFNEDVDYPMPAGVPKDYGEHIRLMSDMMVLAFQTDRTRIATFMLADAGSNRSYRQIDVPDGHHELSHHRGDAAKHEKISRINRFHIEQLAYFLQKLKSTPEGNGSMLDHSMICYGSGLSDGDRHNNENLPVLLAGGGGGTIDSGRHVRVRPETPMCNLFLSMLDRFGTPVDFIGDSTGRLSELRV; encoded by the coding sequence ATGAGCATTCGACAAAGCCGCTTTTCGCGACGAACGATCTTGCAAGGTCTCGGGGTTTCCCTCGCGTTGCCCTGGATGGAATCGTTGGCACCACGGGTCTCGGCCGCGGAAGCCATCGCCCTGCCGCCCAAACGCATGGCGTTTCTGTTCGTACCCAATGGCGTGCACCTGCCCAATTGGACGCCCTCGCGTCTGGGGTACGGCTATGACTTGCCCGCCACATTGGCGCCTCTGGCGCCCGTTCAAGACGACTTGATGGTGATCAGCGGTTTGACCCACGACAAAGGTCGCGCGAATGGAGACGGACCCGGTGACCACGCACGCAGCGCATCGGTTTTCTTGACTGGTGCCCAGCCACGCAAGACCGATGGCTTGGACATTCGCTCCGGTGTCTCAGTCGATCAAGTCGCCGCACAAAACTCGGCCGGTGCCACCAAGTTCGCTTCGTTGGAACTCGGCTGCGAACCCGGTCGCGGTTCGGGCAATTGCGACAGTGGTTACAGTTGCAGCTACTCCAGCAACGTGTCATGGTCGTCTGAAAGCAGTCCCGTCGGCAAAGAAACCAATCCGCGATCCGTGTTCGAGCGTTTGTTCGGCGATGGTTCGACACCGCAGCGTGACAAGCATGCGATGCAACGGGAGCAGCTTCGCAAGAGCATCTTGGACTACGTCGCTGACGATGCTCGCAGCTTGCATTCCAAACTCGGCAACAACGACCGACGCAAGCTGGATGAGTACCTCAACGGTGTTCGTGAAGTCGAGCAGCGTATCGAGCGCGCCGATGAATTCACGTTCAACGAAGACGTCGACTATCCCATGCCTGCCGGTGTCCCGAAAGACTATGGCGAACACATCCGCCTGATGAGCGACATGATGGTGCTGGCATTCCAGACCGACCGCACTCGGATCGCGACATTCATGCTTGCCGACGCGGGCAGCAATCGCAGCTATCGTCAGATCGATGTGCCCGACGGACACCACGAGCTTTCGCACCATCGCGGCGATGCGGCCAAGCATGAAAAGATCAGCCGCATCAACCGATTCCACATCGAGCAACTGGCTTACTTTTTGCAAAAACTGAAATCGACGCCTGAAGGCAACGGTTCGATGTTGGACCACAGTATGATCTGCTACGGTAGCGGGCTGAGCGACGGTGACCGACACAACAACGAGAACTTGCCCGTGCTGCTTGCCGGCGGCGGTGGTGGAACGATCGACAGCGGGCGGCATGTCCGCGTGCGTCCCGAGACGCCGATGTGCAACCTGTTTCTTTCGATGTTGGATCGATTCGGTACGCCCGTCGATTTCATCGGAGACAGCACCGGACGGCTTTCGGAGCTACGGGTCTGA
- a CDS encoding DUF1592 domain-containing protein, with product MPTSRLSRPPLVAFFGLPTLVVLLGSVGVSCVSADDGAPTHFAKTIAPFLTKYCVDCHSEGSAEGGIVLDRYTDSANVQTDYQQWERIDRLIQAHQMPPADSEQPSAQEIMAVAAAIEVELSSFDCSTEKHPGRVTIRRLNRPEYDNTVRDLVGLDLHLADDFPSDDVGSGFDNIGDVLTLPPILMEKYIDAAATIAAAITENEDAKRLVFPHEPASDAEQVEVAVRNVREFAARAFRRPLTDQDRERLDRIMSSAWEQTHDPQLTIQTILTAILSSPHFLFRVEQEPTSEDQGIRALDGYELASRLSYFLWSSMPDARLFELAESGKLIQADVLAEEAKRMLADPKSRALVDNFAGQWLQLREVDKLTPDPETFPGFDTDLRTAMRRETEVFFETMIREDRSVLEFLTADFTYVNERLAQHYGIADVSGDQFQRVSLGPGRRGVLTHASILMLTSNPTRTSPVKRGKWILENMLAEPPPPAPANVPALEEGGETLGSLREQMEQHRSNETCAVCHRTMDALGFGLENFDAIGGWRDQDGRFAIDSSGELPGGKKFDGAVGLMQILAEDKKDAFCRCLTEKLLTYALGRGLGSYDRCTVKSAATALQENDYRFSALVTAIVTSDPFTLREQ from the coding sequence ATGCCCACCTCCCGCCTTTCCCGCCCCCCGCTTGTTGCCTTCTTCGGTCTGCCCACGCTCGTGGTGCTGCTCGGATCAGTAGGCGTATCGTGTGTCAGTGCCGACGACGGGGCCCCGACTCATTTTGCAAAAACGATCGCTCCGTTTTTGACCAAGTACTGCGTCGACTGTCACAGTGAGGGCAGCGCCGAAGGCGGCATTGTCCTGGATCGCTACACCGACTCGGCCAACGTGCAAACGGACTATCAGCAGTGGGAGCGGATCGATCGATTGATCCAAGCCCATCAGATGCCCCCGGCGGATTCAGAACAGCCCTCGGCGCAAGAGATCATGGCGGTGGCAGCCGCGATCGAAGTCGAGTTGTCTTCGTTTGACTGCTCGACGGAAAAGCATCCCGGTCGCGTCACGATTCGGCGACTCAATCGTCCCGAGTACGACAACACCGTACGTGATCTCGTCGGATTGGATCTGCATCTCGCCGACGACTTTCCCTCCGACGACGTCGGCAGCGGGTTCGATAACATCGGTGACGTCCTCACGTTGCCACCAATCTTGATGGAGAAGTACATCGACGCTGCGGCAACCATCGCGGCGGCGATCACCGAAAACGAAGACGCCAAGCGGTTGGTGTTTCCACACGAACCGGCCAGCGACGCAGAGCAAGTGGAAGTCGCGGTGAGGAATGTGCGAGAGTTCGCCGCACGCGCATTTCGTCGGCCACTGACCGATCAGGATCGCGAGCGATTGGACCGGATCATGTCGTCGGCTTGGGAGCAAACGCATGATCCGCAATTGACGATCCAGACGATCCTGACCGCGATCCTTTCCAGCCCCCATTTCCTGTTTCGGGTGGAGCAAGAACCTACGTCCGAGGATCAAGGCATCCGCGCACTCGACGGATATGAACTCGCGTCTCGTCTGTCCTACTTTCTCTGGAGCAGCATGCCCGATGCGAGGCTCTTTGAGTTGGCCGAGTCGGGCAAGTTGATTCAAGCGGATGTGCTTGCCGAAGAAGCCAAACGGATGCTCGCCGATCCCAAGTCGCGGGCGCTCGTGGACAACTTTGCCGGACAATGGTTGCAACTGCGTGAAGTCGACAAGCTGACACCGGACCCGGAAACGTTTCCAGGTTTTGATACCGACCTGCGAACCGCGATGCGTCGGGAAACGGAAGTCTTCTTTGAGACCATGATCCGCGAAGACCGAAGTGTGCTGGAGTTCTTGACCGCTGATTTCACCTATGTCAACGAGCGTTTGGCACAACACTACGGCATCGCAGACGTCAGCGGCGATCAGTTTCAACGCGTCTCGCTCGGACCTGGACGCCGTGGCGTGTTGACTCACGCGAGCATCTTGATGCTGACGTCCAATCCGACGCGAACCTCGCCGGTCAAACGGGGCAAATGGATCTTGGAAAACATGCTTGCCGAACCGCCGCCCCCGGCACCAGCCAACGTGCCGGCGTTAGAGGAAGGCGGCGAGACGCTGGGCTCGCTCAGAGAACAAATGGAACAGCACCGGTCCAACGAAACCTGTGCGGTTTGCCACCGGACGATGGACGCTCTGGGTTTCGGCCTGGAAAACTTTGACGCCATTGGCGGCTGGCGCGACCAGGACGGACGATTCGCGATTGATTCATCGGGAGAATTGCCCGGAGGCAAAAAGTTTGACGGTGCCGTGGGACTGATGCAGATTCTGGCCGAAGACAAGAAGGACGCTTTTTGCCGTTGCCTGACCGAAAAACTGCTAACCTACGCGTTGGGTCGCGGACTCGGTTCCTACGATCGATGCACGGTCAAGTCAGCCGCGACTGCTTTACAAGAAAATGATTACCGATTCAGCGCCTTGGTAACGGCCATCGTTACCAGCGATCCCTTCACCCTGCGGGAACAATAG
- a CDS encoding ABC transporter ATP-binding protein, giving the protein MKNFARVLKLSSRRYWSLAGILATSLLIAVLWGANISTLYPMVEIVFNGDTIPQYVDDQIELTSQQLTDLDEQIETEQQRIDQSTAGTPDAVSQALQLDALRSQKQLATASLESLQRLHPWVHAYCPVTPYGTLMGIVAILVGATAIKLIALTANLLLVQYIAEKTAVDLRTIFFRKALRLDLDSFGDNGSADLTARLTNDISLASAGVTVLLGRLVREPLKMAVCVIGAATVCWRLLLLVTILTPIVAIVMQHLSRAIRRASRRAMEEMSQLYGMLNDSFAGIRVVKAFNTQSFERARFNQGTQAYYRKSMKMAFYNTLARGSSEFLGMATVGLAILAGGYLVLNQQTHLLGIRMTYEPLSRGEVLLFFGFLIGASDPARKLADVWSGLQRGAAAACRVMEIIDQPIRVQEPKSPRETPRPHRKIQFRDVNYQYPSGPQVLAGLNLTVRHGETIAVVGPNGSGKSTLISLLCRFDDPQSGQVAMDDVPVCEMRTRDIRRRIALVTQRTTLFDDTIENNIRYGSPGADSHAVVRAAKLAFADDFIRRKTPLGYQTVLGTGGMRLSGGQMQRIALARAFLRDPDILILDEATSQIDLESEHLIHKALAKFLIDRTGVMITHRPTSLMLADRIVVIESGKVSDSGTHEDLIERNRFYQSLCGAEHRRSA; this is encoded by the coding sequence ATGAAAAATTTTGCTCGTGTTCTGAAACTCTCCAGTCGCCGCTACTGGTCGCTGGCCGGGATTCTCGCAACCTCGCTGCTGATCGCAGTGCTGTGGGGTGCGAACATCAGCACGCTCTACCCGATGGTCGAAATCGTCTTCAACGGCGACACCATTCCTCAATACGTTGACGATCAGATCGAGTTGACCAGCCAGCAGCTCACGGATCTGGACGAGCAGATCGAAACAGAGCAACAACGAATTGACCAGAGCACGGCTGGTACGCCCGACGCAGTCAGTCAGGCCCTGCAACTGGATGCGCTGCGTTCGCAAAAACAACTCGCCACCGCATCGCTGGAATCTCTACAGCGACTGCATCCTTGGGTTCACGCCTACTGTCCTGTGACGCCGTACGGAACCTTGATGGGGATCGTTGCGATCTTGGTCGGTGCGACGGCGATAAAGCTCATCGCGTTGACGGCCAACTTGTTGTTGGTTCAGTACATCGCAGAAAAGACGGCCGTGGATCTGCGCACGATCTTCTTTCGCAAGGCGCTGCGGTTGGACTTGGACTCGTTCGGTGACAACGGATCGGCTGACTTGACCGCGCGTTTGACCAACGACATTTCGCTCGCATCGGCCGGTGTCACTGTCTTACTGGGTCGGCTTGTGCGCGAACCGCTGAAGATGGCGGTCTGTGTCATCGGAGCTGCAACGGTCTGTTGGCGATTGTTGTTGCTGGTGACCATCCTGACGCCGATCGTTGCCATCGTGATGCAACATCTCAGCCGCGCGATTCGCCGCGCAAGCCGTCGTGCGATGGAAGAGATGAGCCAGTTGTACGGCATGCTGAACGATTCCTTTGCCGGCATCCGCGTCGTCAAAGCATTCAACACACAGTCATTCGAACGCGCCCGATTTAACCAGGGCACTCAAGCGTATTATCGCAAGAGCATGAAGATGGCGTTTTACAACACGCTGGCTCGTGGCAGCAGTGAGTTCCTGGGAATGGCCACGGTCGGCTTGGCGATTCTCGCCGGCGGATACCTGGTACTCAATCAGCAGACGCACTTGTTGGGCATTCGCATGACGTACGAACCGCTCAGTCGCGGCGAAGTCCTATTGTTCTTTGGCTTTTTGATCGGCGCCTCCGACCCGGCCCGCAAACTGGCGGACGTCTGGAGTGGCTTGCAACGCGGTGCCGCAGCGGCGTGTCGCGTGATGGAGATCATCGATCAACCGATCCGCGTTCAAGAGCCCAAGTCTCCACGCGAAACACCTCGTCCGCACCGCAAGATTCAGTTTCGCGATGTGAACTATCAATACCCCAGCGGTCCCCAAGTCCTGGCCGGATTGAATCTGACCGTTCGGCATGGCGAAACGATCGCGGTCGTCGGCCCCAACGGCAGCGGCAAGAGCACGCTGATCAGTCTGCTGTGTCGATTCGACGATCCGCAGTCTGGCCAAGTCGCAATGGACGACGTGCCGGTATGTGAAATGCGGACCCGCGACATCCGTCGTCGCATCGCCTTGGTCACCCAGCGGACCACTCTATTCGACGATACGATCGAAAACAACATTCGATACGGCAGCCCGGGCGCGGACTCGCACGCGGTGGTGCGAGCCGCCAAACTCGCGTTCGCCGACGACTTCATTCGCCGCAAGACGCCCCTGGGTTACCAAACCGTGCTGGGAACCGGAGGCATGCGGCTCTCCGGCGGCCAAATGCAGAGAATCGCATTGGCCCGAGCATTCTTGCGGGATCCCGATATTTTGATCCTCGACGAAGCCACCAGTCAGATCGATTTGGAAAGCGAGCACTTGATCCACAAGGCGTTGGCAAAATTCCTGATCGATCGCACGGGCGTGATGATCACGCACCGACCGACGAGTTTGATGCTCGCCGACCGCATCGTGGTGATCGAATCGGGCAAGGTCTCCGATTCAGGTACCCACGAGGACTTGATCGAGCGAAATCGGTTCTACCAAAGCCTCTGCGGTGCCGAACACCGCCGCAGCGCCTGA
- a CDS encoding FxsA family protein codes for MFLRLLAAFILIPLVELYLLLQLASLTNAGTTFLLVIVTGIIGTMLAKREGVMAWHKFQQALAEGRAPSKEIQDGLMIVFAAALLLTPGLLTDAVGFMLLFPPGRAFVRKFILGKYLQGMKVKFTSVDMRSRDSSSVDRPRKNPVTIDATSVQHRKPSA; via the coding sequence ATGTTTCTTCGCCTGCTCGCCGCTTTCATCCTGATTCCGCTCGTGGAGCTGTACCTGCTGCTCCAATTGGCGTCACTGACAAACGCGGGAACGACATTCTTGCTGGTCATCGTTACGGGCATTATCGGTACGATGCTCGCCAAACGTGAAGGCGTCATGGCATGGCACAAGTTTCAGCAGGCGCTCGCCGAAGGCCGGGCTCCGAGCAAAGAAATCCAAGACGGCTTGATGATCGTTTTTGCGGCCGCGCTGCTCTTGACCCCCGGACTGCTGACGGATGCCGTCGGTTTTATGCTGCTGTTTCCGCCCGGACGTGCTTTTGTCCGAAAATTCATCCTGGGCAAGTACCTGCAGGGCATGAAAGTCAAATTCACGTCCGTCGACATGCGATCGCGTGATTCCTCCTCCGTCGATCGACCGAGAAAGAATCCTGTAACGATCGATGCCACCTCGGTTCAACATCGAAAACCATCCGCCTGA